TCCTCGAGGTGCTGCCCGACGCGAGGGACGCCGTGCGCACCCACGCGCtctcgcggcggtggcgcgcgctcTGGACGCGCGTCGCCGTCCTCCGCTTCGACTCCGACACACGGCGGCGGGAGTTCAGGGAGCCCGGCGGCCCCGGGCGGTTCGTCGCCTTCGTCGACCACGCCCTCGCGCTCCGCGCTGCCGAGAAGGAGCCCGCGCTCGAGCACCTGGAGATCTCGTTCGACCTGAGCGTGCACGAAGAAGAAGCATCATCGGATCCAGAGCAGCTGGTGCCGCCGTCCACCGAAGCCGCACAGCGGTGGATCCGTTACGCCATGCAGCACGAGGTGAAATCTTTAACCTTCAAAGTGGACCTACCGTTGCCTCTCTTCAACGACGAagccgacgacgatgacgatttTTACAGTGGGAATAATGTGATGACCCTTGATGACCTACCATTTAGCTCTGCAAAGCTGGAGACCATGCGCTTGAACTTGAGTGCCGTAAGACTTCGGCTGCCCTCGACAGCAGCGTTCGCGTCCCTCACAGATCTCTCACTTGAAAACATGGAGGttggagctggcggcggccgcctccttGGCCGCCTCGTGTCGTCGGCATGCTGCCCACGCCTGCACAGGCTCCGGCTGGTGGGACTTGAGCTTGCtgagatggaggaggaggagccgccgcTTCTGATCGATGCCGGCGCGCTTTTGGAGCTATTGCTTCTCGAGTTTGATGAACTGCTATTCTTGCAACTCCGGACTCCTAGCCTCCGGGTTCTCCATGTGAAGGGTTGCTACGAGCTTGAGGAACTCACGGTCTCTGCTCCGAGGCTAGAGGATGTCAAGTTCTTGGTACGGCAGCCTTTGCATATTGATGGTGACTTGTCAAGCGTAGCAAGACTCGAGATTGAGTTGAGTTCATCACAAGGGTACCTAGGCGATGACAGAAACGATGGTAGCATTCGCCTCCTCGAATGTTGTAGTTTAATCAGATGCCTTGAAGTGTCTGTTGACGTTCCCGAGGTATGCCATCTAAGCACCCATCTAATTGATCGATAATGCTCCAAATGCGCATCGAAGGAATTGCAGACTCTGTATGTGTTCCTGTATTATTTGTTCAATTATCATTCGATGAACTTGAATATTTCTACTAGCTAGCTATATAGTTTGATTTGCCTTGAAATTGTTGAAACAATGAACGGAAGGAAAATTATGCTGTACATGACATGCATATTGTTCCTTCGTTAAATTATTAGCTGCAGGATACTAgtttctttgctgctagacgtAGCCAGTTTGTTTTTCTGGTGTCGCTGCACGGCGTTTGCCAAAAATGAAGAACGTCCTACAAAATTTCTCTGACCGACTCATCCACAAGCAAATAGAAGAGATTTAGTTTCTGCTGGTTGACAATGTTTTGCTTACCACTTCTATTGTTTTTTGCTGTTTTGCCCTTTCTTAATTTGATCAGAGAAAGCAGCAAGACGTTGACATAATCAAAGGTTCAATTCCGCAGCTTCCTCATGTGGCATCCTTGAAAATTCATGTCACACTGCGGGAACGACGTTGTTCCTATGCAGCTGGCGGCATAGCAAGTCTCCTTGCATAATGCAGTAATATTAGACACCTCGGCCTAAATTTTTGCTACAGGGTAAAATGAATATTCTGCCTTCAGTCCATATACACTATGATGATAAATAAAGTTTGTTTCTCAGTTCCCTTTTTTTCGATACGCTGATCCTTCCATATCTTCACTGCAGAAGAATGACCCAAAATTGGATCTCGCGTGTGATAACTCGGCTTCGCTCAGCTGGGAATCCCATGAGCTCTCCTTACCTCATCTCCAGGGGGCAGAGTTCGAGAAGTTGATGGGGACTGATGACGAACTCCATCTCATTCAGTTCATACTAACAAGGGCCTCAGGAATTCAGAAGGTAGTCTTTAGTTTCGACAGAAAATACTGGTCAAAAGGCGGCCAAGATGGTTTTCTACTTATGCCACCGCTAGCCGGTGGGTCCTGGACTACTTGGAATACTGATGCTAATTTGTCGTACAACTGCTGGAGGCGTTGTGCATGACAGCATGAGTGGAGACCGACAGTAGAGATCGAAGTCCTTAGCTTGAACAGTTTGCACCACACATGCTAAACTAAATAAGCGTTTGCATGAAAACTATTGCAACCTGCAGTTACAAACTGTAAGTCTTCAGGAAATATGAGCAGAAAGTCCCTAGTTAGAAGTTCCTTGTATATCATGCTATTTTTTCTTGATGTATAAAGATTGAAGTGCATGGACTACTACTAAGAGATTGCAGTTATATCTCTTGTGAGAATCAATTAGCTCGGTCTGGTATTCGGTATTCCATGTGTCCAGATTGCAGCAAATTGTTTCTacctctttttttctttgagcCTTTTACTGGGAGAAGAGCAAGTtttcttgtttttccttttaGATAGCTCGCCGCCATCTCGTCACCCTCGATCAGCTCGCAATCCAAGCTCCGCAACGCTAGCTGGAGGCCATGCGTTTGGCCACACGATGGTCCACAGCACTCCAGCTGCACACCACTGCATTGTTGGCTCACTCACGCACAGATGTTTCTCTTCAACGCCCGCATGGTTGTTACGATAAGCATTGGCCATCAATTgtatttctaaatttttctcaactcttatattttctaaattttcttCGAAATTTTGTTTCATAACTTTATGCCCAAGTATTTTTTTCCAATGTTTCCTAAAAATTATCCTTTTATTTCTAATTATTTTTGCAAGTTTTTCATATGAGTTTATTTTTCATACAactttttatataaatatttcCCTGTACAAGTAAATTGTTATTTTTTACAAGTTTTTCATATGAGTTTATTTTTCatacaatttttttatataaatattttcCAGTACAAGTAAATTGTTATGATTTTAACGTATATACACATTTTATATATAACTTTAACTTGTATTTGAACGAATTATGTAGCTTTAATTTATTTTAAGAAACTGTGATTTGTACTCCACTTGATatgattaataaatttaaaagtATAAATATGTATTTCTAATCTAAAATTTATAAGGATCCGAATGATTCTTCAAACTAAATTTAAGAATAagttaaaaaaaactaaatttaAGAACCGGTGATTTTTACTTGCAATCCACAACCCAACCCGGCTACCAGCGCACCAACCCCACGCCACCCCAACCCAACGCCAACCCCGCCCCAACCCACAGTCACCCCAACCCAAAGCTCCAACCCACGCCTCCATAACTCAGAGTTTCTCGTTCCTTCCGTCCCCATCCCCTACTACAGTTGCTCGGGTCGGAAAAGGAGGCGACGCACTTTTCCGGCGGCGATTCCGTCGGCCCGTCTCTCTCCGGTGGCCGGAGTGGCACCGGAGAGGGACGAGGGCCGCGGAATCGTTGCGCGGATGTATATAGTCTAGGTTTGTGTTCATCTAGGTCTAGGGTTTGCTCGCCGTCACTGCTAGGCGGTGGAGCTAGGGTTCGGCGGGGGGACGCTGCTCCTCTGGTACCTCTCCCCTTTTCCAGTGAtgacggcggcgctggcgaaGGTCCAAGGAGGAGGTTAGTGTTGCTTTATCCTTTTGCGTTGGGGATGGAGCTTTTGTTTGCCCCCTGGGGCCTTGTCTTCCTCGCTGGTCTGTCCGCCGGTGGAGTTGTAGCCGTCATGGGCTATGTTGTGCCTGGCTTCTTCGCGGAGGAGTCGAGGCTGGTCTTCCCGGGCGGCGTTGGCGAGTATGGCTGGGCATTCGGGTagcccgaaaatttcgggtcgggCTTTTCAGGTATTTGAAATTTCGGATTTTGAAAATCGATACCCGAAATTTGCCCGAAATAACAaaaacccgacatttcgggtacccgaaaattcgggttcgggtaatCCCCGAACTACCCGATATCAAGAGGGCCGATAAGGGCGGGGCGTCGGTGGCGTGGCCGGGGGTGAAGTGTCGGCGGCGCGGTGAGGGCGGGCCgcgggggcgtcggcggcggggccgggggccgggcgtcggcggcgcggtgggggcGGGCTGCGGGGGCGTCGACGGGCCGTGGGGGCATCCGTGGCGTGGCGGGGGCGACGGCAccggcggggcaggggcggcggaccGTTGGGGGTGGAGGTGCCGCGGGAGACGGGCGGGGCGAAGGCGtcagcgggcggccggcggggacggGGGCGGGGCGAGGACCGAGGAGggtcgggcggcggccggggtcagATCGATTGGGGCTGGGGCGTGGAGGGCTTGGGTGGGCACGGGAGCTCGCCAGAGTTAGGGTTAGGAAGAAGTTTGGTGGGCTGGGCCGGAAAATAAGTTGGTGGGCTGGGCCGGAAAATAACTGTTCGGGTAATTCAGGtagttcgggtaccgtggcctgatacccgaattacccgtaataatttcgggtaccgtggattggaacccgaattagggttcgggtttttcggattcgggctcgggtttttcgggttcggttttTGGGTATCGGGTTTTCTGCCCAGCCATATTGGTGAGGCGGCGGCGTCATCGGCGTTGGGGGAATAAGGTCCTCCGGCCTCGTCCCTGCTGCAGCGACGCTCATTCCGACGCCGGTGCGAGGTCTGGGAGGGAGGAGCCTCCTGTTCCCGGCGGGGAGCTCCTGTGTTGGTCCGAAGATGCAGTGGCAGCTGTGGGTCTGGCGGATGGTAGGAGAGTGGATCGAGCTCGAGTTTCCCCTGACGATGGTTGACGGCGGGCTTTGGTCCAAGTTCGTCGGAGCTTGGGGCGCGACCCCGGTCGACGGGCTATCGGCGATGCCTTCAGCTCATCTGTTTGGGTGAGTATCTACTTCGACTCTTCTCAAAGCCTCTTGGCGATGGAGCTTCGGCGGATCTGGGAAAGACAGCAAGTCGGCGATGAAGTCCGGTGGATGCGAGATGCAGAGGTtcccagggacttgtttgtaatttctTTGTTTTCGAGGGACCAGTCTGCAAAACAGCTGTCCTCTATATTCTTCCTTGACATACCTGTATTTGTACGGTTCCATGTACTGTTTGTTTAACTTTAATACAGGTGTGTTTTGATAAAAAAACCCACGCCTCCATAAGAGGAGGTGCCCGCTCTGCTCACCACAACTATAGATGGCCATTTGGCCCGATGCCCATGGGGGCCCGAGACCCGGCCCAATTTAGCCCGACTCGCACGATCCGGGCCCGATTATTATTGGGCTCCGGGCGGCACGGGCACGATAgccgggccgtgcttgggcctcACTGTCAGCCCATGGATGCGTCCAGGCGCGGCCCGAAAAAGGGCGGCCCGATCGGCTCGATGGGTAGCACGATAGGCCCGTTTAAATACTATGTTATCCATTATCAAACCATATTTAAACATTTTCGACCTGCTGGGCTGCCGGGCCaaacggcccggcccggcccgattAAATCAATTTCGGAccgtgcctgggccggcacggcaccgccgtgccgggccgggccgcccgTTTGGCCACCTACAACGCAGCGGAGAAAgagagcgccgcggcggcgatctTCCCAAATCGACGTATCGAGAGAGAGACCGGCCGGTTCGGGCGCGATGGCGAGCCCCGGCGAGCGAGACGTGGCGCAGCACCCGGACTACGGCTGCTTGAAGCtgttccgccgccggcgcctcctcgccTTCCTCCGGCTCAACAACCTCTCCGCCACCTTCGACTCGTAAGCGACCATCCTCCTCAAATTTagcttgcttcttcttcttcttcttcccaaagcGTCCGCATCATCCCGATCTCCATCGATCCGTCCCATCCCACTATCCCAGGCTGAACAACGAGACGCCCGCCTTCTTCGACGTGCGCTTCCTGCAGCGCCTGGTGGAGAGGGGCCGGTGGGACGAGGCCAAAGGGTACAGGAGCCGCTTCATGCCGTCGCGGGACCAGATGGGGTAGAGGCCCGCACCGCCCTGAGCTTCATCGCCGTCCTCAACGTCCTCGACGACCTCGCCCACGGCAATCCGGCGGCCGCCCAACTGGTCCACCTCCTCGACCGGCGACTCGATGCTCACCCGACCTTCATGGACGCCGACCCCCACCGCGCAGAGATCATCCGCACCATCTTCCATGTGCACTCCCACCCTGAACTCAGGTGGCTTACATCGATTGCCCATTCATCTTCCGATTCCCTTTTATTTCTAGTGCTAGTAGCTTGTTGCAGTATGCTAAATTGCTAATCAATCAGCCTGTTCTTCTTCATGGGTATGTAGGAACAACCTGGACTGGGGGATCGTGAGGCACAGGGCAGGGGAGATGGTCAGGTACTTGATAAAGCAGGCTCCCGAGCTCACCCACCTGCTGCGGTTGCCGCGATGCCCAATCTATCCCTGCTGCACAATCCCCTTCGGGGCCGGGTAAGCCAACCTTCCCAATATCCCAGAGGGCTCAATTTCAATTTGTGATCCAGAGCGCGCCTAGCTTTTTGGCTTCAAATTCCGTGGCTTGCGGCTTCACTAGTGGCTTATGGCGTCGTCTTGCTAGTTTGGGGACTCGCCGGAGGCGTCAGGCGAAGAACACTGGCAGGATGCCAGCATCTCTTCTTGCCCTCCGTTTTCGTCCAAAGGAGAGGTACGTACGCATCGGGCTAGTGCGATTTATGATCTCGATGTTCACTGTTTTTTCGTTTGCATATATTTCAACTCCTTGTTTCATCCATGCAGGTCTCCTTTAGCAAGGGATTTAGGTTTATTACTTCGAAGATCATATAATCAATTAGTCAAAACCTGATTATTCCTGTATATGAGCACTCACTGATGAACATAAGTCAATTTCAATGGCAGGGTTATCACATTACCCAATGGCCTGGCTGGAGACAATGATTGGTAAGACATCTTCCTTgtttttcatcttttttttttaagttcACACATCAGCTGGTGTGCTGATCACGTGACCaggatttagtttatacattttgTTTTCGTTTACTGTATAATTTACAGCATATTGCCTTTGCTTGCTCTCTTGTCAGTAGAATGGCTCTTGTGTGATTGTGCTTTCCTTGTCATTCTTTCGAAATACCATTTGTGCTAGTTGAAtattacactgtggagagaatTGCTTGCCTCCAGGCTCCAGCCATTTCTTTCTCAAATTTCTCCAGTTCAATTggtatatttttcaaaatttgcaTTACTTGTTCTGTTGGTTGGTTCACTCTATGAGTTACTGATGAAATTCTATATGAATGGAAACCAAATTTGTGTTGTCTTCAGATGAAGCTTTAGTAGATGGCGAAAAGGAGAAGGTTGAAGATCATTCGCTCGAGTATTCTTGTGGTGAACGTAAGATACCATCACCACTTAAGATCTATTCCTTTTACATTTATTGTTTCTATTCATTGTCTGCTGGTTATAAGATTTAGTTGTCTCTGTCATCTGTTTTTGCTTGCAATCTGGGCTTTTTGTCTGCTAGTTGTGCACTGCCGTTTCTTGACACTTGCATTGCATGGTGCTCTTTGCAGCTTAAAAGTTATTGTTTGCCATTTTCTGTCTAATACTGATTGCTGAATGCTTGCAGGCATTACTGGTGCTCCAGTTGCCCCAAgtcctggagaaaaaaaagggatcACATCTTCTAATTCAGGTAAATTAATCAAACTCTTGTTTCCAATTGGCATTAAACCTCTATCCGCACCTTTGATCCCTGAAGTTTTTTTTATTGCTGGTCAGTTGAATGTACAACTTGAGTCTTGACGCATTATTCATCTCAATGATACTTCATGTAGTGACCCTTCAGAATTTTCTTGAACAGGCACAAAGCGTGTGAGTCAACAAGACTGCTACTCTGGAAGTGTCGGTGATGCCAAACGTCCACGTACAACTGAGGAGTTTTGTCAAGTAAGTCAATCATATACTTGGCAGTTGATGAGGTTTAGTATTCCCAATTGAAATACAAGGTTTCATTGAGTACAGCTACCATACCTCGTATAAGTGACCATTTCGGTTGCCAGTAAGCTTTTTCCATCTATATTATTTTAACTCAGTCTTATTTTTCTCAGTTGCATACCTTTCTATCTAATTGATTAATCATGTATGTGAGTCCTTGATAAATGATTACTTGCATATAGAATATTGATataaaatgtggatttattAGGGGTATGAAATGGGTTTGCTAGGGGTGTTGTGATGCATATTGACATGGTGCTGCATCATACTGTCAGGGAGGTAAATAAACTAGAATCAGCTAGCTATTAATAGGTGCAGCATCAAATTGATGATTGCCTTTCTGTAGTCTTAATTGTGGTAAGTAGGGTGACCATCACAGATGGTAGCATATCAAGTTTAAGAAAGTCGAATTTCAAAGATGATTATTGTCGTTCCTAACAAGAAAAATGGGGCGGTGATTTTATTTGTTGTTTCTTAGGAGGCAAGCTTAAGGTTTCAATTACCAGAAATGAAAAGTGTGTCAGGGCCAGAGAAGACCTACGCTCAAAGTTGTAAAGCTCCTGAAACTCATGTGGAAAGGTTTGATTTTTCATCCGCCCCCTTCCCCTCGCACTTTCTTGAATCACTTACTGAAACTGTTCATTGGTCCTGAAAAAAGTGTTTCATACTCTGATATTATTCCGAAGAGTGCCGCATAGCTTCCAGTCTGGGAGAGAACTCTTTTGAGATCTTtcttcttgcattttttttttatttccattCTTTGAGGTATCACCATAGCCACTAATATAAGGAAATTAATGTGGTTCTGGCctacaaaataaaatatatatgataaatgtACGCTTATCAGTTAACCACTACTGCAGTTAACACATTCTGTTTTCGTTTCAGCCCTGTGGTGCAGGTTGTGATGAAGACCAAGTGATGGCTTTGGTTGCTAATGTCTGGTGGTGTCCGTGAGACCAGAATGAAAGACGCTCGATTTGTGGCTGTGACTTGGATGTCACCCGAACATAcaatcaattttctataatgcTTGCTCTGTTTAGTTTTGTTCTTGAATTCTCGAAACAACCTCTATCTGTGATGTTTACAAGAACTTATGATATTTGAGCATCAGCGTTAAACTATGTACCCATTTAATTTGTTCCGTTAAGGCCCGTGACTGATCCATGTGCTTTGGCTTTGGTCAGCTATTTTTGTGCATAGTTATTTTTTTTTCCCTCAAGAGGTGAAAATACTGAAACAGGCGTCAACCAGTAGGTAAAGCATTGCATCATTAAATAAATCAGCAGAAAATACAAATTTGCTTTCCTGGGAAATCGGTGATTGTTGTCTATTTCATCGTGCTGGCGTGTCAAGCTCAACCTCAGCACCGCGTTTCTGCCGCAGACGGACGGGAAGTCCAAAGTCACCAATCGCGTATCATCAGCGTATATCTTCGTTGCCTCGTCGCCGGTGACCATCCTCGTAGTCGAGAACTCCAGATAAGGTTCGTGGAGGAGCTTACAACGGAGGGAGCCCATGTGCACCTGCTAGAGGTCCGGCCACATGCTTTGGCAACAAGCGAGAACGAGTTTCAAAGCTATTTAACGGGTACAGTTCTTTGTTATTAATAAGCAGAGTGTCGATTTCATAGCCAATGAATAGGTACATTTAGACCAAAAGACCATTATGGCCTAGCTTTATAGAAAGCCAAATAAGTGTACGCAGGGGTTACCAGCTTACAAAATGCAGGTTCAAAACAAGTAAGC
This sequence is a window from Panicum virgatum strain AP13 chromosome 7K, P.virgatum_v5, whole genome shotgun sequence. Protein-coding genes within it:
- the LOC120641781 gene encoding uncharacterized protein LOC120641781, translating into MDADPHRAEIIRTIFHVHSHPELRNNLDWGIVRHRAGEMVRYLIKQAPELTHLLRLPRCPIYPCCTIPFGAGLGTRRRRQAKNTGRMPASLLALRFRPKERSPLARDLGLSHYPMAWLETMIDEALVDGEKEKVEDHSLEYSCGERITGAPVAPSPGEKKGITSSNSGTKRVSQQDCYSGSVGDAKRPRTTEEFCQEASLRFQLPEMKSVSGPEKTYAQSCKAPETHVESPVVQVVMKTK
- the LOC120640334 gene encoding putative FBD-associated F-box protein At3g50710, which produces MGVRSRSKSITLPRAGGGGGGADLISELSDDLLVRVLEVLPDARDAVRTHALSRRWRALWTRVAVLRFDSDTRRREFREPGGPGRFVAFVDHALALRAAEKEPALEHLEISFDLSVHEEEASSDPEQLVPPSTEAAQRWIRYAMQHEVKSLTFKVDLPLPLFNDEADDDDDFYSGNNVMTLDDLPFSSAKLETMRLNLSAVRLRLPSTAAFASLTDLSLENMEVGAGGGRLLGRLVSSACCPRLHRLRLVGLELAEMEEEEPPLLIDAGALLELLLLEFDELLFLQLRTPSLRVLHVKGCYELEELTVSAPRLEDVKFLVRQPLHIDGDLSSVARLEIELSSSQGYLGDDRNDGSIRLLECCSLIRCLEVSVDVPEVCHLSTHLIDR